From Spiroplasma monobiae MQ-1, a single genomic window includes:
- a CDS encoding dihydrofolate reductase — MISLIWAQTKEGVIGKNNSLPWNIKEEMQHFINYTRGKTVLMGRNTWESLSLKPLPNRKNILITSRELEKSYNNLELSKELETVLDAYKNIDEELIVIGGSKIYQSALNFADKLVISIIKQNYDGDTYAPKFDTSVFKLSKEEDFEEFTTYYYERY; from the coding sequence ATGATTTCATTAATTTGAGCTCAAACAAAAGAAGGGGTCATTGGTAAAAACAATAGTTTACCTTGAAACATAAAAGAAGAAATGCAACATTTTATAAATTACACCAGAGGTAAAACTGTTTTAATGGGGAGAAATACTTGAGAATCTCTTTCCTTAAAACCATTACCTAATAGAAAAAATATATTAATTACTTCAAGAGAATTAGAAAAGAGTTATAATAATCTTGAACTGTCTAAGGAACTTGAAACAGTTTTAGATGCATATAAAAATATTGATGAAGAACTTATCGTAATTGGTGGTTCTAAAATATATCAATCAGCATTAAATTTTGCTGACAAATTAGTTATTAGTATTATTAAACAAAATTATGATGGAGACACTTATGCTCCAAAATTTGATACATCAGTCTTTAAACTTTCAAAAGAAGAAGACTTTGAGGAATTCACAACTTATTACTACGAAAGGTACTAA